A genomic segment from Aulosira sp. FACHB-615 encodes:
- a CDS encoding TIGR04255 family protein, producing the protein MSIAKFSKSPLTEVVLGVEFNDPGFSSVHFGLYWQSIQDRFPSPPLDRPPIGDIELLPMMPKLRRVWFESLDRKQLIQLQSNRFHYNWRRQGEADEYPHFKEIYPRFESEWQHFQEWWIKTENTVLQPIRYEITYLNQIDQSFGWYDPRDNHKIFTFIGKDWEGYLEKPIFCNANFEFDISEQIGILAVKINQTIRVDDNNYVILLELTTRSIDTKLNFDDWFNSAHEYTVDAFLHLITEEVKQKWGLKWLAQ; encoded by the coding sequence ATGTCAATAGCTAAATTCAGTAAGTCACCACTGACAGAAGTTGTCTTGGGCGTTGAATTCAACGATCCAGGGTTCTCTTCTGTGCATTTCGGACTGTACTGGCAGAGTATTCAGGACAGATTTCCTTCTCCACCACTTGACAGACCGCCAATAGGAGACATTGAACTTCTTCCTATGATGCCCAAACTCCGTCGAGTTTGGTTTGAGTCACTTGACAGAAAACAACTCATACAGTTGCAGTCAAACCGATTTCATTACAACTGGCGTCGTCAAGGTGAAGCAGATGAATATCCTCATTTTAAGGAAATATATCCGAGATTTGAAAGTGAATGGCAGCACTTTCAAGAATGGTGGATCAAAACCGAAAACACTGTGTTGCAACCGATTCGTTATGAAATAACCTATCTTAATCAGATTGATCAAAGTTTCGGTTGGTATGACCCAAGAGATAACCATAAAATTTTTACCTTTATTGGTAAGGATTGGGAAGGTTATCTAGAAAAACCTATATTCTGTAACGCTAATTTTGAGTTTGATATCTCAGAACAAATTGGTATTCTAGCAGTTAAAATTAATCAAACAATTAGAGTTGATGATAATAATTATGTTATTCTTCTTGAGTTAACAACTCGCAGCATAGATACAAAATTGAATTTTGATGATTGGTTTAATTCGGCTCATGAATATACCGTTGATGCTTTTTTACACCTAATAACAGAAGAAGTAAAACAAAAGTGGGGCTTGAAATGGTTAGCGCAGTAA